ccgcgagATCTACGATGGCGGCTGGCTATTTAGCAGTATCACCTAGGAGGGGGTGGTAGCTCTGGACTTGTCCCAACAGCTGTCACTTCTTTTAATTGTTAATGCACTAACAtgtttgggtatttgatctgagttggccactggcatatacgcactaaccaccacgcgggaacagttatgggcactcggcgtcgtagtatcagccgaaagctctgtgagacgtccagttcagcattgtggcacggtcggatcgtgccGACCATCCGAGGTGGCGTtggtatccaccctgcacacaacgacccggagtgcaatgggcgatgggcccaagaccccggagcgcttaggatgtagaccggcgagaACCTCTCTATGGAGCCTATGTAggactacgacgtgttgatctttcgaggttgGGCATGGACCcatgaaagtgtgtccagccagagtaatcaagcgtgttgggaaatgtggtgcacccctgcagggaagtttatctattcggatAGCCATGTCCACGATAACGGACGCTCAGAGTGGTATCCTTACAACTATAAATGGATACCTGAGacatgtgatggatatgttggctccgggattgctttctcgcagggagtcgaggaaggatctgtgggcgttaatactacaacatgcttgttaattaaaaTGCTATTATGTACTCTTCTGAATGCtccaagatgctagtctttgataggctaggccttcccctctattctggcattctgcagtataGTCCACAGATACATCCCTTCCTCTGATACCAATGCATATTTagaatagatctgatgcttgcgagtactttggatgagtactcacggttgctttgctacctctttttctctatacccggttgttgcgaTCAGGTGGTGGATCTCAGGAGCCACATGCCATCCCCATCGACTACTACTAGTACCCGGAGGGTgcgtactactacgtggagactatggacgatcaggagtagttatgaggtcctaggcaggaggcctttccttttcgatcgttgttgcttttgtgcttgccttcttaagacatccttgtttaacttatgtctgtactcagatattgttgcttccgctaactcgcctGTGTATCAagtttatgtattcgagccctcgaggcccctgacttgtaatataaagcttgtattatttcaatttgtgtctagggttgtgttgtgatatcttcccccgAGTCCCTGGTCTTAATTGTACACATTTACGTGTATGAGTGTATGAtttaatcgggggcatcacaacctCTCCATGTCTCCTTTGAACTTCCCTGCCGCTTGCCATGCCCTTCCTTCGCATTCCACTCTTTGCAACACCGCATGAGTAGCCGGTGTCGCTCCGTTAAAGACTACCGCATTTCTATGTTTCCATATCTCCCAAAGCACTAGCAAGATGATGGCCCTTGTATCCTTAATGTGCTGTCCATCCTTGCTTCTGCTAGGGCACCAAACCCACATAGATTCATCTCTTGTTGGTGTCCATCCTGGTGCCTCCATTGTCATCGCTACTTGGCACCATACTTCTCTGGGCAACACATAGTTAATGCCAGCTGGCAGACGAACGAACGGGTGGCGTCGCATGCGGGCGTTGCAGTAGGTTCCTGGGCAACTGCGCATGTTTAATGGAGGGAGGCGGATGGAGAGAAGGCGCGTGCACGGGACGCCGTGCAGGCTTTGCTCTCAACTGATATTCCACTTCAATGTTGgctccagtgagaggtcgcgtccggtaTGGCCCAACATGAAAGCGCCTGGCAGTAGTCCTGACGCTCGCAAACTCCATGTCTGCTTCGTGTTACTGTTTACCGTTCGGACCGGTCCAAGGGATGCGGGGCGCGTTAGACGGGGTCTAAGGGTCAGCTTTGAAGTTGGCCCGGACAGCACGAATCACGGAGCAActtgggggagtgtgtgtgtgtgtgtgtgtgtgtgtgtgtgtgtggatataGCAGGTCACCCGATTGACGGAAGGCCAGCATGTGACGTCCGCAccaccatgcccgtgctgccgccgctcgcCGCGCCGCTGCTCCGGCCACATCCGCGTCTTCCTCGGCCACCGCCCACCGCCTTCCCCCCCTGGAACTGCCAAACGAAGAGTAGGCACTTGCAACCGGGGCTCTTCGCCACCGGCGCCGACGTCCCCGGCCGCGGAGGCCCACTCCCGGAACCAGAGCAGCGCGCCCCGCTCCTCCTCGCCGCTCTCCGCGCCACTCGCCTCAGGGACGAAGAATCACGCCGCCCAGGTTAGCCATATGCATCGGATGTTCCGGCTTGTCTGGGTCAACGATTGTGCTGGTGTTGGCACTACTGCGTTGCGCACAACGTGTTGGACGAATTGAGTGGATGCGTTTGCTCCTATGATCTGATTGGATTTGCTTAGAATTGCAACTTGTTTTCCTTTTAGGCAAGTCAAGGACTAAGTCAGGTTCTCCAAACCGCAGCCCTAATTTTTCCATTTTCCTTTTTGGCATGTACTCCAAATTTCTACTTTGGTTTGGCAAAGATTTTTAACAAAACTTTGGCCAGATCAACATCAAAAAATTAAACAACATTGCAAACTAGCTAAGTTCGGGGGAATTTTTTGTCGAAGCATGCTTGTTCGTCAAAGACTAGGGTGTGGCAAGCGGCGCAGTCGAGGTGGCGGGCGGCGGAGGCTTCCCTAGCCATGAGGCTGCGGCGCTGAAAAGCCGAAGTCGGAGCTGATGAGGGGAGGGGAGGACTGGCTATAGAGGCCTCGGCAGCAGGTGTTTTATTGCTGTCGGAGGCGCGATGCAGGAAACGGCGTGGGCGGCGGAAAAAAATAGGCGGCAATGGCTGCGGGCGGGCTGGACACGCGGTGGTGGCCATTGCTGGGCGTGTTTCCCAGTGCTACGAGCGGCAGCGCGATTGGCAGGCAGAGGAAGAATTTATCTGAAAGTTCATTCCCGCCGCGTCAGTTCTAAAACAGCACCCCCAACCTCCAAATATGGAGGCTGCAACCCAGTTCTTGGCGTGCACTCCTTAATTTTTGAAGATTCAGGCGGGTACAGTGATTTACCAGTAATTTGTTATACAGAATTTCTAATTTCTATTAAATAAAAATAAGATATTATTGCTGGAATAAATTGTTATTTGATTTGATACATTGATACTTAACGTTGATGAATTAAGAAAAACGGAAACAGAGGGATTGAAACCCTCGGTAAACAAAAGGCTACATAGCAATTCCAGTGCTACGCCTTGAACCGCTCGGCCATCTCTCCTAGATTACTTATTATGGAAAATAAACTGAGTGAACAACGAGTTTTCTTATTCCTTACCACCCCTAGCCTCCATATCGGCGGTTATTAGGGAGGGAAGGGGTGTATGGTGAATCTGCTGGAGTTTCTTTTGCCAAGAAGTCCACTTTACCCCCTGAACTTGTCCTAGAGTTCACGTTACAACCTCAAACTTTGTTTTGGTTCAGTTTACCTGTGAACTCTGAAAACTGTTCGTAGTACCCCCTTCCTTCTCAATTGACTGTTTTTTTTAACTTGTTTGACCTTGTTTTGTGCTTTTCGCCATCCTGAACCTATTTTCCCTTTTCTGTGAAAGAAGGACACAACAGAACGACTACCGGACATAGCGCACTCcatacacacactctctctctctgcctgCCAAATTGGCGTCCTCCCAGAAATGTGTTTCAGCACCTGATGTAACTTTGTGTGGATCTCTACGTACAATGTACCATCACTTTCGATATGCTAAATTAGAACTAAGAACAGCTAGGTATTTTTTGGCAGCACAAATTGTGATCCTCAGAGATGTGTGGCATCACCTTTCATGCTGATTAACTATTACCCACAAAGGTTAATATTTTTTTCTGTGTCATTGTCAAGCTATAATGTTCTCAGCTACAAAACACAGACCATTTAGCCGTCAATGTCTCACCTTCTCTTGGTCACGGGACAAGTTCATTTTAGGGCAATATATTGATACCTGCCTGTATTGAGTTTATTTGTCAAAGCACAATCTCATTTTGTTTGTTATTTCAGCACCATAAATTGATGTTTGCTGCACTAGACAAGCCTTTAATGACATGGTGTGATGCTTCATTTTGTGCCCTCACATGATTACTTTAAGTTTTCCCGTTCTAGTTGCATCTAGCATGCTCATTTGATTTTCGAAGTAGGTAATACAGCAACTATGTCTCAGTCGCATACAATGTAAAGCTGGATACAGTTGTTTGAATCATGTTTTGCAAAGCTTGGATAATGATCTTTGTAGACTGTAGAGTATTACTCCACATTTCTTTTTGGAGGTATAAATGTGACTAATAATATGACTGTTTGCTGATTCCAATGTTTTATAATAATTTTTGTGGTTGCAGATCCCCTTTTTATTGATCCATATGCTGCTGTGCTACTTTCACTTGATGTGGCACGCTGCTGTGCTACTTTCACTTGATGTGGCACATCAAGCTTCGGAATCTCTCGTCTCTCATTTAATGCCATCTGCAGAGCATTATAGGCTAACTACTAGATATCTTGATGACAAATTGCAACATTTGATAAGCAGGTCAGACAATTTTAGACAGGTACTGAAATTAACCAGTTTTATGCCAAATATTTTCTGCTCCGCCTGTTACCAGGGCTTATTCCGTACAGATTGTTTTGTTGACAGATGGAATGGATACTCGCCCATATAGGCTTAGCTGGCCAAGGATGTCTATCGTGTACGATGTATCACCTGGAAGAATCTTCAGTACAGCAGCCCAGCAACTCCGAGGTGTGATTAGTATTATGCTACACGGATTCTTATTCTGTCCCATTTTGAGGAACTGGTGCTTGTTTGTGATGTATTATTATCTTGGATGAGCGTTTAATATTTCATTTGTCTGCCGAGTGCTAATTGTTCGCAAATCTAAAACAGTAAGATATGTCCTATGCGAAGTTAAATAGAAATAGACTCATCAAAGCTGTATTTTTATTACAGCATATTGAAGATCTGTTTCTTCTTCTCTACCGCTATATTCATAACTGTGGAAGACAAAAATAATACATGCTATCTATCATTTGCAAATTCAAAATTTATATACTGAGAACTTGGCAAAGGATTTTCACAAGCACATATAATTTTATGTACTTGGGGTATGACAGGAGCAGGAGCAAAAATACCGCGGAACTGTGTTCTCTTTCATACTCCTTTAGAGTCTCCTGATTTACAAGAGGGCCTGTGCAAAAATGGCTTCAATGGAAATAGGCCAAGCTTGTGGGTACTGCAGGTAATAACCTTACCATTTCGTGCAAACAAATCTCTGCTAGCAATTCAACATAAAAAAATCCATCGCCCTTGATAGTTAATTTTATCAGTTCAAGGATGCTTCTGTATGAGCTTTTCAGCGGTGCATTTTTTATGGATGTGGCACTGGCACAATTAGAGTGTTAGAATTAGTGTGGACTTATGGTTCAGTAGATAACATCAGCTTAAAAGGTCCAAACCAATTGCCGTGTCTTGATCTTGGATTATGCACCAATTGCAAACCGCAAAATCCAGCGTGCGACAAACTTGCTCTTCTTTTGCATTCACAATAACCAGCATATTTTCTCGCAAGAAAAAATTGCAAAGTTACCACTTACTACATGCTTCCGTTACCATCCCATGCCATGTGTGTGCCAGAGTATAGGAAACAGTGCCcagtgggaaagggctcgtccccagATTTCCTGGTGGGTGCAGGGTACCACAGTAGATTCTGCAATTGGGTTAGTTTCTCTGTTGTTTAACCTCAACCTATGTGGAGTATTAGTAATACTGTGAGGTTGAACTTGGAAGATTAAAAGTCTTGGGAATAACCAACAAAGCAGAACCAACAAAAACTGACCATTGGATACACGAGATTACCCCATTTTGTGCACCTCTCAAATACCTCCTCTCAGATCAACTTCAATACCAAATTGCTTCTGGCATATATCCTGAACTCCGAATCTGCAGAAAATGGGTAAAAGGCAAAAGTCTGGATTATTTTTGCCAGTttcaaagggcaacctggtgcatgtagctcccgcttgcgcagggtccagggaagggtccgaccactttgggtctatagtacgcagcctttccctacatttctgtaagaggctgtttccaggacttgaacccatgacctcatggtcacaaggcagcagctttaccactgcgccaaggctccccttcatttTTGCCAGTTTCAGACgttaaaaaaaaaaaaaaaaaactcagaAATTTCATGCCTGATAAAGGTTTTGGGTCTGGGACTCTGGCTCTAGTGTTACAAAATCTGGTTAGTTGCCCTGCTAAGTTTTGATAAGTTTTGTCAAATCCGGTGTCTACCAATTTAGCCATCATACACAATGCATATTAATGCTTGGCCTACAATACGCTCACAGTTCCGTGCACATAGGCAATGTCTTAGTAGTAGGAACAGACACGCCTAGACCAATCCTGTATACTCCAGTACTGATGGGTCGGGTTGGGTTTGTAACATGGTGGGAGTGTTTAGGCGGAGATGGTCCTGGACCCTTGTGACATGACGCATAGTCAAAGATGGTGCAATGGCACTGCAGGGCAGGACTTGAAAGGGGAAAGGGGTACATCGGATAACACTTTGCTTGCTTGATAATCAAATAGGGCCAGTCATTTAATAGCTAGCTTACATGCAAGGATGGGGAACACAAACAAGATAAGTATGTGTGTGGAAAATAACAAACCTGAAATATCTCTTAACAGATCCAGACTTCCTATTCGTAAAGAGTTTAGGGACTCTTATCCCTGTTTTGATGTGGCTGGCACTCTAGGGCCCACTTACCTCCCTATGGGGTTCTTTTAAAGTGGCCAAGGTATGACCCCTGAATTCAGGGTTAGCGTCCAACTGAAGAAGTGGTGGTTGAACTAGCTGCGGGTTGAGcctgagagcatctccagccgttcggttcCCCCAGGGACTCAAATAGCGTCTCCTGGGAGCTAGCTGGCGCTTTTTTCGCCGTGGGGGCGGTCGGGTTCCCAACCGACGCCGGTTTTTGAAAACCAAATTCGGCTAAACTTTGTACAGAATGACACAAATTTGGAGGAAATTCAGGCGTTTTCATTGATATTTGTACAAACTTAAAAACATAATtaaaaaactaaactaaaactacgccgccgccgcctgagccttctacatgccgaggagcctgtagaagttggtgtagtcgccgccgtcgtcgtcgtcctgCACGCCGCCGCCGTCCTTGCTGCAGCCCTGCCCTGGGTCGCTGTGGCGGACAGGGTTGGACAGCCCGGGCGCCTCctcgtcgctgtcgtcgaggaTGACGACGCCGCCCTCGTCGCGACCGCGGCGCCGAGCAGCGATCTCCTTGAGGGCGCGGCGCTGGCGCTCCATCTCGTCCCGgacgtagtcgtcccgcgcccactttaGCCCGGTCTCGAGGTCGGCGGCCATGTCGAGGTGCTCCTGCTTGACGACTGGCGGCGGCGTCGCCGGCTCCTTCGGCCTGACCAGGCGAagatggccgcggggaggaggggaaggttggcggcggcggccctcGTTTATGATGAGGTTGTCGCTACGCCGACGCTCCGGTGTCTCTTGGGGCTCGGCCTTGATGGCAGCGAGCGGCGTCGGTGTGCCGGAGGAGTGGGACCGGAGGAAGAACACGATGCGGCCGCCATGCACCTCGCCAGCCACGAGCTGCCGCTTCGGCGCGAGAAGGATGGCACCGGGTACTCCATCCGCGGcgcgttgccgccctcgatgtgctTGAGGACGACGTGGAGAGTGCGCTCGGGGACTCCCCACCACTGGCGGCGGCCGTCCGAGTTGTGCCGTCCCCGTGGTGCCGGAGCGCCGTTCGTCGACGCGAGCTGGTCGGCGTGGCGGCGTTTGAAGTAGGCCGTCCAGAGGTTGGTGCTGTCGGGGGCGTACCTGGCCTGCTGCCGCGCTTCCTCCGGCAGCGCCGACCGGATCCGCGCGATCTCGGCGCGGCGGGGGCACGGGGACTCctccggcgctgagcctccacgaGCCCGGCACGCGCATGTCGGGCGGTGCCGGGTAGTCCGCCTCGTGGAGGAGGCGCGCCTCCCACTCGTGGAGATGGCGGCTGCCGAAGCCGTTGGCTGCCGCTCCGTCGCCGGGGAAACGCTCGTCCATCGTTGGCGAAGGAGAGAGAGGGCGTCGACGGCGAAGGAGAGAGGGGCGTCGGcggcgagagagagaggtgtcggcgGCGAGAGAGAGAGGCTGTGGGAAGTGTGCGGCCATCGGTGAGGGAGGCAGTTTTATAGCGGCGAGCGGGCGGCAGCAGTGTGGACGCGTGGCGGGAGGGGGCGGGACGCGCGGCGGCACTCGGGTCCCGCCTTTGTTGCGCCGCCCATGAATTGGTCAGGTCAGCCTTCACATTGATTCTCGCGGGAACCGAGCGATGAGGACAACGAAGGTTCCTGGCGTCCCCCagtcgctgactcggcgggtccACCAGTTTTCGAGCCAAATCCATTTGCCCCCGGTTG
Above is a window of Triticum dicoccoides isolate Atlit2015 ecotype Zavitan chromosome 5B, WEW_v2.0, whole genome shotgun sequence DNA encoding:
- the LOC119308190 gene encoding uncharacterized protein LOC119308190 isoform X2, producing the protein MPVLPPLAAPLLRPHPRLPRPPPTAFPPWNCQTKSRHLQPGLFATGADVPGRGGPLPEPEQRAPLLLAALRATRLRDEESRRPDPLFIDPYAAVLLSLDVAHQASESLVSHLMPSAEHYRLTTRYLDDKLQHLISRSDNFRQMEWILAHIGLAGQGCLSCTMYHLEESSVQQPSNSEGLPLPSSSSFKSLLLVISNLAMKGGIFIGEVPHFPDWMAAADMVSEQDRLENLFFTQGFRVSFVLYENVAEDFGLDLAPQREHCGRVLFVAEQLRFSDAQMESFWTHFERTEEDADEEGFEEL
- the LOC119308190 gene encoding putative S-adenosyl-L-methionine-dependent methyltransferase MAB_3886c isoform X1, yielding MPVLPPLAAPLLRPHPRLPRPPPTAFPPWNCQTKSRHLQPGLFATGADVPGRGGPLPEPEQRAPLLLAALRATRLRDEESRRPDPLFIDPYAAVLLSLDVAHQASESLVSHLMPSAEHYRLTTRYLDDKLQHLISRSDNFRQIVLLTDGMDTRPYRLSWPRMSIVYDVSPGRIFSTAAQQLRGAGAKIPRNCVLFHTPLESPDLQEGLCKNGFNGNRPSLWVLQGLPLPSSSSFKSLLLVISNLAMKGGIFIGEVPHFPDWMAAADMVSEQDRLENLFFTQGFRVSFVLYENVAEDFGLDLAPQREHCGRVLFVAEQLRFSDAQMESFWTHFERTEEDADEEGFEEL